Proteins encoded in a region of the Pseudomonas sp. GOM7 genome:
- a CDS encoding CvpA family protein: protein MAFTWVDWAIIAVIAISSLISLKRGFVKEALSLLTWIIAGVVAWMFGGALSQHLVEYIETPSARVIAACAILFVATLLVGALVNFLIGELIRVTGLSGTDRFLGMVFGAARGGLLVVLLVGLISLAPVEQDTWWQQSQLVPHFLMVADWSKNLILGWSGQWINGAAAHPAAAL, encoded by the coding sequence GTGGCATTTACCTGGGTCGATTGGGCGATCATCGCCGTCATCGCCATCTCGAGCTTGATCAGTCTCAAGCGTGGCTTCGTCAAGGAAGCCTTGTCGCTGCTCACCTGGATCATCGCGGGCGTGGTTGCCTGGATGTTCGGTGGCGCGCTGTCCCAGCATCTCGTCGAATACATCGAAACGCCTTCTGCCCGGGTCATCGCCGCTTGTGCCATTCTGTTCGTCGCCACGCTGCTGGTCGGGGCGCTGGTGAATTTCCTCATTGGCGAGTTGATTCGTGTCACCGGGTTGTCCGGGACCGATCGCTTTCTGGGCATGGTCTTCGGTGCGGCACGCGGCGGCTTGCTGGTGGTGTTGCTGGTGGGGCTGATCAGCCTGGCGCCGGTGGAGCAGGATACCTGGTGGCAACAGTCGCAACTGGTGCCGCATTTTCTGATGGTCGCAGACTGGTCGAAGAATCTGATTCTGGGCTGGTCCGGCCAGTGGATTAATGGTGCAGCGGCTCACCCAGCCGCCGCGCTTTGA
- the accD gene encoding acetyl-CoA carboxylase, carboxyltransferase subunit beta — protein sequence MSNWLVDKLIPSIMRSEVKKSSVPEGLWHKCPSCEAVLYRPELEKTLDVCPKCNHHMRIGARRRLDLFLDADGREEIGADLEPVDRLKFRDSKKYKDRLAAAQKQTGEKDALISMSGTLEGMPIAVCAFEFSFMGGSMGAIVGERFVQAANVALEKRCPLVCFSASGGARMQEALISLMQMAKTSAALARLREEGLPFISVLTDPVYGGVSASLAMLGDVIVAEPKALIGFAGPRVIEQTVREKLPEGFQRSEFLLEHGAIDMIISRDELRPRLARLLAQLMNRPSPVALPATA from the coding sequence ATGAGCAACTGGTTGGTAGACAAACTCATCCCCTCGATCATGCGTTCCGAGGTGAAGAAGAGTTCCGTGCCCGAGGGGCTCTGGCACAAGTGCCCGTCCTGTGAGGCCGTGCTCTATCGCCCCGAGCTGGAAAAGACCCTGGATGTCTGCCCCAAGTGCAACCACCACATGCGTATCGGCGCGCGTCGTCGCCTCGATCTGTTCCTCGATGCCGATGGCCGCGAGGAAATCGGTGCCGATCTGGAGCCGGTCGATCGTCTGAAGTTCCGTGACAGCAAGAAGTACAAGGATCGCCTGGCCGCCGCGCAGAAGCAGACCGGCGAGAAGGATGCGCTGATCTCCATGAGCGGCACCCTCGAAGGCATGCCGATCGCGGTCTGCGCCTTCGAGTTCTCCTTCATGGGCGGCTCCATGGGCGCCATCGTCGGCGAGCGTTTCGTCCAGGCCGCCAACGTCGCTCTGGAAAAGCGTTGCCCGCTGGTGTGCTTCTCCGCTTCCGGTGGTGCGCGCATGCAGGAGGCGCTGATCTCGCTGATGCAGATGGCCAAGACCTCGGCGGCCCTGGCGCGCCTGCGCGAGGAAGGCCTGCCGTTCATCTCCGTGCTGACTGACCCGGTCTACGGCGGCGTTTCCGCCAGCCTGGCCATGCTCGGTGACGTGATCGTCGCTGAGCCGAAAGCGCTGATCGGCTTCGCCGGCCCGCGGGTGATCGAGCAGACCGTGCGCGAGAAGCTGCCGGAAGGCTTCCAGCGCAGCGAGTTCCTCCTTGAGCACGGCGCCATCGACATGATCATTTCGCGTGACGAACTGCGCCCACGCCTGGCGCGCCTGCTCGCGCAACTGATGAATCGTCCGTCCCCTGTGGCCCTGCCGGCCACGGCATGA
- the purF gene encoding amidophosphoribosyltransferase, translating into MCGIVGIVGKSNVNQALYDALTVLQHRGQDAAGIVTSHEGRLFLRKDNGLVRDVFQQRHMQRLVGHMGIGHVRYPTAGSSSSAEAQPFYVNSPYGITLAHNGNLTNVEQLAKEIYESDLRHVNTNSDSEVLLNVFAHELAQRGKLQPTEEDVFAAVSHVHERCVGGYAVVAMITGYGIVGFRDPNGIRPIVFGQRHTDEGVEYMIASESVSLDVLGFTLIRDLAPGEAVYITEEGQLFTRQCATNPKYAPCIFEHVYLARPDSIMDGISVYKARLRMGEKLADKILRERPDHDIDVVIPIPDTSRTAALELANHLGVKFREGFVKNRYIGRTFIMPGQAARKKSVRQKLNAIELEFRGKNVMLVDDSIVRGTTCKQIIQMAREAGAKNVYFCSAAPAVRYPNVYGIDMPSAHELIAHGRTTEQVCELIGADWLVYQDLSDLIEAVSGSKKIKIDNFDCAVFDGKYVTGDVDAAYLDRIEQARNDASKAKSQAVSAIIDLHNN; encoded by the coding sequence ATGTGTGGCATCGTCGGTATCGTCGGCAAGTCGAACGTCAATCAGGCGCTGTATGACGCGCTAACCGTCCTTCAGCATCGCGGCCAGGACGCTGCCGGCATCGTGACCAGCCATGAAGGCCGGCTGTTCCTGCGCAAGGACAATGGCCTGGTGCGCGACGTGTTCCAGCAGCGCCACATGCAGCGCCTGGTCGGGCACATGGGTATCGGCCACGTGCGTTACCCCACCGCCGGCAGCTCCAGCTCGGCCGAGGCGCAGCCGTTCTACGTCAACTCGCCCTATGGCATCACCCTGGCGCACAACGGCAACCTGACCAACGTCGAGCAGTTGGCCAAGGAGATCTACGAGTCCGATCTGCGTCACGTCAACACCAACTCCGACTCGGAAGTGCTGCTCAACGTGTTTGCCCACGAGCTGGCCCAGCGCGGCAAGCTGCAACCCACCGAGGAAGACGTGTTCGCCGCCGTCAGCCATGTGCACGAGCGCTGCGTGGGTGGCTACGCGGTGGTGGCGATGATCACCGGCTACGGCATCGTCGGCTTCCGTGATCCCAACGGCATTCGCCCCATCGTCTTCGGCCAGCGTCACACCGACGAGGGCGTGGAGTACATGATCGCCTCCGAAAGCGTGTCGCTGGACGTGCTCGGCTTCACCCTGATCCGCGACCTGGCGCCGGGCGAAGCGGTGTACATCACTGAGGAAGGCCAGCTCTTCACCCGCCAGTGCGCGACCAATCCCAAGTACGCCCCGTGCATCTTCGAGCATGTCTATCTGGCGCGCCCGGACTCGATCATGGATGGCATCTCGGTGTACAAGGCGCGCCTGCGCATGGGCGAGAAGCTGGCCGACAAGATCCTCCGCGAGCGTCCGGATCACGATATCGACGTGGTCATTCCGATCCCCGATACCAGCCGCACTGCAGCGCTGGAGCTGGCCAACCACCTGGGCGTGAAGTTCCGCGAAGGCTTCGTCAAGAACCGTTATATCGGCCGCACCTTCATCATGCCCGGCCAGGCAGCGCGCAAGAAATCCGTGCGGCAGAAGCTCAACGCCATCGAATTGGAATTCCGCGGCAAGAACGTGATGCTGGTGGACGACTCCATCGTGCGCGGAACCACCTGCAAGCAGATCATTCAGATGGCCCGCGAGGCCGGGGCGAAGAACGTCTACTTCTGCTCGGCGGCGCCGGCGGTGCGCTACCCGAACGTCTATGGCATCGACATGCCCAGTGCCCACGAACTGATCGCCCATGGCCGCACTACCGAACAGGTGTGCGAGCTGATCGGTGCCGACTGGCTGGTCTACCAGGACCTGTCCGACCTGATCGAGGCGGTCAGTGGCAGCAAGAAGATCAAGATCGACAACTTCGACTGCGCGGTCTTCGATGGCAAGTACGTGACCGGCGATGTCGATGCGGCGTATCTGGATCGCATCGAGCAGGCGCGCAACGATGCCAGCAAGGCCAAATCGCAGGCGGTCAGTGCGATCATCGATCTGCATAACAACTGA
- a CDS encoding FimV/HubP family polar landmark protein encodes MVRVRKLVLAIAAASALSSGMAHALGLGEVTLQSSLNQPLVAEIELLEVRDLTSDELVPKLASPEEFTKAGVDRQFFLTDLKFTPILKPNGKSVIRVTSSKAVREPYLNFLVEVLWPNGRLLREYTLLLDPPLYSPQTAAAAPQAPVAAPAPAPRPSAAPRAPVAGSAAPRSNTAPAAPSRAIAGNEYRTAKNDTLWEIAQRVEGGSVHQAMLAIQDLNPDAFIGGNINRMKSGQVLRLPDEQQVRSRSNAEAIAQVAEQNAAWRAGRDVASRQLDATRRTEAGSAPAVAERGDSLKLVSGETGKATQGSDTGSADSKALADKLAVTQESLDSTRRENAELQSRIGDLQSQLDKLQRLIELKDSQLAKLQAESAQAGQTPAATPEAPAAPAAEQAPAPAENAAAEAPAATEPAPAEPAAAPDYNYSEEPAEPVQEPAVETPPAASEAPAAEPAKPAQPAAPAVEQPSFVDELLGNPMTLGLAGGGALLLLLVGLMALSRRNAMKESEQHEAQAEALAQDSAFAEELDMPEDSFAGLDDEPAKAAAEDRVTAQTGDVLGEADIYIAYGRFNQAAELLHNAINDEPHRTDLRLKLMEVYAELGDREGFARQDNELREIGGATAEAEQLKSKYPAMAAFVGAGVAAGAAADDLDFSLDDIGLADGGNETATATDDLDDAFDLSLDDLESDLGRDVQASAQPAEPSPALDEDLDFGLLDEQPASKAVDDLDFDLSLDDGPAESKPLADELADFSLDLDEPAAPATSDEADDFLASLDEQPAAPEELDPLADLSLDLPEENPADEVNLPSDFDLSLADDEPAKPADVGSFAAQLDEVSAELEQLSAENEAASEPADTFDLPASDGLSEGLEGDDDFDFLAGTDETATKLDLARAYIDMGDAEGARDILDEVVAEGSEAQQQEAREMIAKLV; translated from the coding sequence ATGGTTCGGGTTCGCAAACTGGTGCTGGCAATCGCAGCGGCTTCCGCCCTGTCTTCCGGTATGGCGCATGCGCTGGGGTTGGGTGAAGTGACCCTGCAATCCTCGCTGAACCAGCCTCTGGTGGCGGAAATCGAATTGTTGGAGGTGCGCGATCTGACCTCCGACGAACTCGTGCCGAAACTGGCTTCTCCTGAAGAGTTCACCAAAGCGGGTGTCGACCGCCAGTTCTTCCTCACCGACCTGAAGTTCACGCCGATACTCAAGCCGAACGGTAAGAGTGTCATTCGTGTGACATCCAGCAAGGCGGTGCGTGAACCTTATCTGAACTTCCTGGTGGAAGTGCTCTGGCCGAATGGTCGGTTGTTGCGTGAATACACCCTGTTGCTTGACCCGCCTCTGTATTCCCCGCAAACCGCCGCTGCTGCTCCGCAGGCTCCAGTCGCCGCACCTGCGCCCGCGCCACGCCCGAGTGCGGCGCCGCGAGCTCCCGTGGCAGGCAGCGCTGCGCCGCGGTCGAACACCGCGCCTGCTGCACCGTCGCGCGCCATTGCCGGCAATGAATACCGCACGGCGAAGAACGACACGCTGTGGGAAATCGCTCAGCGCGTCGAGGGTGGTAGCGTTCACCAGGCCATGCTGGCCATTCAGGATCTGAACCCGGATGCCTTCATCGGTGGCAACATCAACCGCATGAAGAGTGGCCAGGTGCTGCGTCTGCCCGACGAGCAGCAGGTTCGCAGCCGCAGTAACGCCGAAGCCATCGCTCAGGTCGCCGAGCAGAACGCCGCCTGGCGCGCAGGGCGTGACGTTGCTTCGCGCCAGCTCGACGCTACGCGCCGCACCGAAGCGGGCTCCGCTCCGGCCGTGGCCGAGCGCGGCGATAGCCTGAAACTGGTTTCGGGTGAGACTGGCAAGGCGACGCAGGGCAGCGATACCGGCTCCGCCGACAGCAAGGCCCTGGCCGACAAGCTGGCCGTGACTCAGGAGAGCCTGGATTCGACGCGACGCGAAAATGCCGAGCTGCAGAGCCGCATCGGTGATCTGCAGAGCCAGTTGGACAAGCTGCAACGCCTGATCGAGCTCAAGGACAGCCAACTGGCAAAACTGCAGGCCGAGAGCGCCCAGGCAGGCCAGACACCGGCTGCCACGCCCGAGGCGCCAGCAGCGCCGGCCGCCGAGCAGGCCCCGGCGCCTGCCGAGAATGCCGCCGCAGAAGCGCCAGCGGCAACCGAGCCAGCACCGGCCGAACCGGCTGCAGCACCGGATTACAACTACAGCGAAGAGCCTGCCGAGCCCGTGCAGGAGCCTGCTGTCGAAACGCCGCCAGCGGCCAGCGAGGCGCCAGCCGCAGAACCGGCCAAGCCTGCGCAGCCGGCGGCTCCAGCCGTGGAGCAGCCCAGCTTTGTCGATGAGCTGCTGGGCAATCCAATGACCCTGGGGCTGGCCGGCGGCGGTGCGTTGTTGCTGCTGCTGGTCGGTCTGATGGCCCTGTCGCGGCGCAATGCCATGAAGGAGTCGGAGCAGCATGAGGCGCAGGCCGAGGCGCTCGCTCAGGACAGCGCCTTCGCCGAAGAGCTGGACATGCCGGAAGACAGCTTCGCCGGTCTCGACGATGAGCCGGCCAAGGCGGCTGCAGAGGATCGTGTGACCGCGCAAACCGGCGACGTGCTGGGCGAGGCCGACATCTATATTGCCTACGGTCGCTTCAATCAGGCCGCCGAGCTGCTGCACAACGCCATCAACGACGAGCCGCATCGTACTGATCTGCGCTTGAAGCTGATGGAGGTCTATGCCGAACTGGGTGACCGCGAAGGCTTCGCCCGCCAGGACAACGAACTGCGGGAAATCGGTGGCGCCACTGCCGAAGCCGAGCAGCTCAAGAGCAAGTATCCGGCCATGGCCGCATTCGTCGGTGCTGGCGTTGCCGCTGGTGCGGCAGCGGATGATCTGGATTTCAGCCTCGATGACATTGGCCTGGCTGATGGCGGCAATGAAACCGCTACCGCGACGGATGACCTGGACGACGCCTTCGACCTGAGCCTGGATGACCTGGAGAGCGATCTGGGGCGTGACGTGCAGGCCAGCGCGCAGCCGGCCGAGCCGAGCCCGGCGCTGGATGAGGATCTGGATTTCGGTCTGCTCGACGAGCAGCCGGCCAGCAAGGCCGTGGATGACCTGGATTTCGACCTGTCGCTCGATGACGGGCCTGCCGAGAGCAAGCCGCTGGCCGACGAGCTGGCTGACTTCAGCCTCGATCTGGACGAGCCTGCTGCTCCCGCTACAAGTGACGAGGCGGATGATTTCCTGGCGAGCCTGGATGAGCAGCCTGCCGCACCCGAAGAGCTCGATCCGCTGGCCGATCTGAGTCTGGATCTGCCCGAGGAAAACCCGGCTGACGAAGTGAATCTGCCGTCCGATTTCGACCTGTCGCTGGCCGACGACGAGCCGGCCAAGCCCGCCGATGTCGGCAGCTTCGCCGCGCAACTCGACGAGGTCAGTGCCGAGCTGGAACAGCTTTCCGCCGAGAACGAAGCGGCCAGCGAGCCGGCCGATACCTTCGATCTGCCGGCCAGCGATGGCCTGAGCGAGGGTCTCGAAGGCGACGATGATTTCGACTTCCTCGCCGGCACCGACGAGACCGCGACCAAGCTGGATCTGGCCCGTGCCTATATCGACATGGGTGATGCCGAAGGTGCGCGCGACATTCTCGATGAAGTGGTTGCCGAGGGTAGCGAAGCCCAGCAACAGGAAGCCCGCGAGATGATTGCCAAGCTGGTTTGA
- a CDS encoding SPOR domain-containing protein: MALLEKGLKQRMVGALVLVALAVIFLPMLLSREDEMRRVVVDAPQMPQTPDTPEIVVEPAEVVEPEVLPQEPVPVDPQAPLTAETEAPAPAPQPEQKPAPSSQASQPAPAAEPAVAAAAKPESHLDASSLPISWSVQLASLSSRSGAETLQKTLRSQGYNAYIRTFDGMNRVFVGPLIERAEAERLRDQLKRQHKLNGFVVRFQPEAG; this comes from the coding sequence ATGGCTTTGTTGGAAAAGGGGCTCAAGCAGCGCATGGTCGGCGCATTGGTGCTGGTGGCGTTGGCGGTCATCTTTCTGCCGATGCTGCTGTCGCGCGAAGACGAGATGCGCCGTGTGGTGGTGGATGCACCGCAGATGCCGCAGACCCCCGACACGCCTGAGATCGTGGTCGAACCGGCCGAAGTGGTCGAGCCCGAGGTGCTGCCGCAAGAGCCGGTGCCGGTCGATCCGCAGGCGCCTTTGACGGCTGAGACCGAGGCGCCAGCTCCTGCGCCGCAGCCCGAGCAGAAGCCTGCGCCCAGCAGCCAGGCGAGCCAACCTGCCCCGGCAGCCGAACCGGCCGTGGCAGCAGCGGCCAAGCCGGAAAGCCACCTGGATGCCAGCAGCCTGCCGATCAGTTGGTCGGTGCAACTGGCCAGCCTGTCCAGTCGTTCGGGGGCTGAAACCCTGCAGAAAACCCTGCGCAGCCAGGGCTACAACGCCTATATCCGCACCTTCGATGGCATGAACCGGGTGTTCGTCGGCCCACTGATCGAGCGCGCCGAGGCCGAGCGCTTGCGTGACCAGCTCAAGCGTCAGCACAAGCTCAACGGTTTCGTCGTGCGCTTCCAGCCGGAAGCGGGTTAA
- a CDS encoding aspartate-semialdehyde dehydrogenase, whose protein sequence is MSQSLSIAIVGATGNIGEALVSLLEERDFPVKDLYLLASDESAGKSLSFRDRQVRVRALDAFDFNAAQLVFCAASAEVTREYLERIVAANCSLIDLSAALPLTQAPCLLPEAGELWLATQRPPFLLSSPTPAAVAVALVTQALRSLLRPRRIGVTAMLSASTLGRAGVRELARQTAELLNGRSFEPQGVDRQIAFNVLAQIGTPDEQGHARLEARLAAELQQLLGDAHLPIAATCAQVPVFFGDSLAVTLESDTPVDVAAITACLAEAPGLELAEEGDYPTVVGDALGQDVIQVGRIRQAVADPTQLNLWIASDNVRKGAALNAVQIAELLIKHYL, encoded by the coding sequence ATGAGCCAGTCACTTTCCATTGCCATCGTGGGCGCCACCGGGAACATCGGTGAAGCGCTGGTCAGTCTGCTCGAAGAGCGCGATTTTCCGGTCAAGGATCTGTATCTGCTGGCCAGTGATGAATCCGCCGGGAAAAGTCTGTCGTTTCGTGACCGCCAGGTGCGGGTCAGGGCACTCGATGCGTTCGATTTCAATGCCGCGCAACTGGTGTTCTGTGCGGCCAGTGCCGAGGTCACCCGTGAGTACCTGGAGCGGATCGTCGCGGCCAACTGCTCACTGATCGATCTGTCCGCCGCATTGCCCTTGACCCAGGCGCCCTGCCTGCTGCCCGAGGCAGGTGAGCTGTGGCTGGCGACGCAGCGGCCACCCTTCCTGCTCAGCAGCCCGACGCCGGCTGCCGTCGCTGTCGCGCTGGTGACACAGGCGCTACGCTCTCTGTTGCGGCCCCGTCGTATCGGGGTGACGGCCATGTTGTCGGCTTCCACGCTGGGCCGTGCCGGGGTGCGGGAGCTGGCACGGCAGACCGCCGAGTTGCTCAATGGCCGTTCGTTCGAGCCGCAGGGCGTGGATCGGCAGATTGCCTTCAACGTACTGGCTCAGATCGGTACGCCGGACGAGCAGGGGCATGCGCGGCTGGAGGCACGGTTGGCAGCGGAGTTGCAGCAATTGCTGGGCGATGCGCACCTGCCCATTGCCGCGACCTGTGCCCAGGTGCCGGTATTCTTCGGGGATAGCCTGGCGGTCACTCTCGAGAGTGATACTCCGGTGGACGTGGCGGCCATTACTGCTTGCCTGGCCGAGGCGCCCGGACTCGAGCTGGCAGAGGAGGGGGATTACCCCACGGTTGTGGGGGATGCGCTGGGGCAGGATGTGATCCAGGTGGGCCGTATTCGCCAGGCCGTTGCCGATCCGACTCAGCTCAATTTGTGGATTGCGTCTGATAATGTGCGAAAAGGTGCTGCTCTGAATGCCGTGCAAATAGCAGAGTTGTTGATAAAACACTATCTGTAA
- the folC gene encoding bifunctional tetrahydrofolate synthase/dihydrofolate synthase, whose protein sequence is MTERSLGEWLAYLEQLHPSAIDMGLERSREVARRLGLGQPAPRVITVTGTNGKGSTCAFIASLLREQGQRVGVYSSPHLLRYNERVLIEGREASDDELCQAFAAVEAARGEISLTYFEVGTLAAFWLFERAALDAVVLEVGLGGRLDAVNLVDADLALITSIGLDHADWLGDSRESVAFEKAGIMRAGKPALCGDLDPPQPLIDAVVRLDTPFFLRGRDYGLSVGETGWDWFGLDEQGRVLRLNDLPLLDLPMENAALAVQAYALLGLAWDQAAITRALLATRVVGRLDRRALTWQGKHLTLLLDVGHNPHAADYLAQRLEARPPVGRRLAVFGLLADKDLPGVVAPLQGLVASWAVAPLATPRSRPAAELAEQLRMRGAQVSQHGSVAEALVAQCQLAAEGDEILLFGSFFCVAEALQWLAEHG, encoded by the coding sequence ATGACCGAACGCAGCCTGGGCGAATGGCTCGCCTACCTCGAGCAACTGCACCCCTCGGCCATCGATATGGGCCTGGAGCGCTCGCGCGAGGTGGCGCGGCGCCTGGGCTTGGGCCAGCCGGCGCCACGGGTGATCACCGTCACCGGTACCAATGGCAAGGGTTCCACCTGCGCCTTCATCGCCAGCCTGCTGCGCGAGCAGGGGCAGCGCGTCGGGGTCTATAGCTCGCCGCACCTGCTGCGCTACAACGAGCGCGTGCTGATCGAGGGCCGCGAGGCCAGCGACGACGAGCTGTGCCAGGCCTTCGCTGCCGTCGAGGCGGCGCGTGGCGAGATTTCCCTGACCTATTTCGAGGTGGGCACCCTGGCGGCCTTCTGGCTGTTCGAGCGCGCGGCGCTGGATGCCGTGGTGCTCGAGGTCGGCCTGGGCGGACGTCTGGATGCGGTGAATCTGGTGGATGCCGACCTGGCGCTGATCACCAGTATCGGTCTCGACCATGCCGACTGGCTGGGCGACAGCCGCGAGTCGGTGGCCTTCGAGAAGGCCGGCATCATGCGCGCTGGCAAGCCGGCGCTCTGTGGTGATCTGGATCCACCGCAGCCGCTGATCGATGCCGTGGTGCGCCTGGATACGCCGTTCTTCCTGCGTGGGCGCGATTACGGGCTGAGTGTCGGCGAGACGGGCTGGGACTGGTTCGGTCTGGATGAGCAGGGCCGTGTCCTGCGCCTGAATGATCTGCCTCTGCTCGACCTGCCCATGGAGAACGCTGCCCTGGCCGTGCAGGCCTATGCCTTGCTCGGCCTGGCCTGGGATCAGGCAGCCATTACCCGTGCCTTGCTCGCCACCCGAGTGGTGGGGCGCCTGGATCGGCGTGCGCTGACCTGGCAGGGCAAGCACCTGACCCTGCTCCTGGATGTCGGGCACAACCCGCATGCCGCCGACTACCTGGCGCAGCGACTAGAAGCCCGTCCGCCGGTGGGGCGGCGCCTGGCCGTGTTCGGCCTGTTGGCCGACAAGGATCTGCCCGGAGTCGTGGCCCCCTTGCAAGGCCTGGTTGCGAGCTGGGCTGTGGCACCTCTGGCCACGCCGCGTTCGCGGCCTGCGGCGGAACTGGCCGAGCAGTTGCGCATGCGCGGTGCCCAGGTCAGCCAGCATGGCAGCGTCGCTGAGGCCTTGGTGGCGCAATGCCAACTGGCTGCTGAGGGGGACGAGATTCTCCTCTTTGGTTCATTCTTCTGCGTGGCCGAAGCGCTGCAATGGTTGGCCGAGCACGGCTGA
- the truA gene encoding tRNA pseudouridine(38-40) synthase TruA yields the protein MSDAVPVAAAEMAAAGFSRIALGVEYKGARYRGFQRQSGKVASIQGCLESALSKVAGGAPVNIICAGRTDASVHASGQVVHFDTAVERPLHAWIMGANMNLPKDISVTWAKVMPAHFHARFSAMARRYRYVIYNDPIRPAHMAEEVTWNHRPLDLQRMRQAAEALVGTHDFSAFRASQCQAKSPIKTIHHLALIEHGRFIVLDIRANAFLHHMVRNIAGVLMTIGAGERPVEWAREVLERGERRSGGVTAHPHGLYLVEVEYPEKFELPSRYLGPHFLSGLVDVRQS from the coding sequence ATGTCCGATGCAGTACCTGTAGCGGCCGCCGAAATGGCGGCCGCTGGCTTTTCCCGAATCGCCCTGGGTGTCGAGTACAAGGGCGCCCGTTATCGCGGCTTCCAGCGTCAGAGTGGCAAGGTCGCTTCCATTCAGGGTTGCCTGGAGTCGGCGCTGTCGAAAGTGGCGGGGGGCGCGCCAGTGAACATCATTTGCGCCGGTCGCACCGATGCTTCGGTGCATGCCAGTGGCCAGGTGGTGCACTTCGATACCGCTGTCGAGCGCCCGCTGCATGCCTGGATCATGGGCGCCAACATGAACCTGCCCAAGGACATCAGCGTGACCTGGGCCAAGGTCATGCCGGCGCATTTCCATGCTCGTTTCAGTGCCATGGCGCGGCGTTATCGCTATGTCATCTACAACGATCCGATCCGCCCCGCGCACATGGCCGAGGAAGTCACCTGGAATCACCGCCCGCTGGATTTGCAGCGCATGCGCCAGGCGGCCGAGGCTCTGGTCGGCACCCATGATTTCAGCGCCTTCCGCGCCAGTCAGTGCCAGGCCAAGTCGCCGATCAAGACCATCCATCATCTGGCGCTGATCGAGCATGGTCGCTTCATCGTGCTGGATATCCGTGCCAACGCCTTCCTTCATCACATGGTGCGCAACATCGCCGGTGTGCTGATGACCATTGGCGCTGGCGAGCGCCCCGTGGAGTGGGCGCGCGAGGTGCTGGAGCGGGGCGAGCGGCGCAGTGGCGGCGTCACCGCCCATCCTCACGGTCTCTATCTGGTCGAGGTCGAATACCCCGAGAAGTTCGAGCTGCCGTCGCGCTACCTGGGGCCACACTTTCTTTCCGGCCTGGTGGATGTGCGGCAGAGCTAG
- a CDS encoding phosphoribosylanthranilate isomerase, translating into MRVRSKICGITRVEDALAAVEAGADAIGLVFYAKSPRAVSVEQAQAIVAALPPFVTSVGLFVDMPREELQAVLAQVPLDLLQFHGEESPADCEGHGRPYIKALRVRSGGDVAALLAPYAGARGILLDTFVEGVPGGTGAAFDWSLVPCEAGKPIILAGGLTADNVAQAIAQVRPYAVDVSGGVEAAKGIKDAGKIHAFLQAVASA; encoded by the coding sequence ATGCGCGTGCGCAGCAAGATTTGCGGCATTACCCGCGTGGAGGATGCGCTGGCCGCCGTGGAGGCCGGGGCGGATGCCATTGGCCTGGTGTTCTACGCCAAGAGCCCGCGTGCGGTCAGTGTCGAGCAGGCGCAGGCCATCGTTGCCGCCTTGCCGCCTTTTGTCACCAGCGTGGGGCTGTTCGTCGACATGCCGCGTGAGGAGTTGCAGGCGGTGCTGGCGCAGGTGCCGCTCGACCTGCTGCAGTTCCATGGCGAGGAGTCGCCGGCTGACTGCGAAGGCCATGGCCGCCCCTACATCAAGGCCCTGCGCGTGCGTTCCGGCGGGGACGTTGCAGCCCTGCTGGCGCCCTATGCCGGTGCGCGCGGCATCCTTCTGGATACCTTCGTCGAAGGTGTGCCCGGTGGCACGGGGGCGGCGTTCGACTGGTCGCTGGTACCGTGCGAGGCCGGCAAGCCGATCATTCTTGCCGGCGGGCTGACGGCGGACAACGTTGCGCAGGCCATTGCCCAGGTTCGCCCTTACGCCGTTGATGTCAGTGGTGGGGTGGAGGCGGCAAAAGGCATAAAGGATGCAGGCAAGATTCACGCATTCCTGCAGGCGGTCGCGTCAGCCTGA